From Camelus dromedarius isolate mCamDro1 chromosome 12, mCamDro1.pat, whole genome shotgun sequence, the proteins below share one genomic window:
- the PTH gene encoding parathyroid hormone — translation MMSAKDMAKIMVVMFAICFLARSDGKPIKKRSVSEIQFMHNLGKHLNSMERVEWLRKKLQDVHNFVALGASIAHRDGGSQRPRKKEDNVLIESHQKSLGEADKADVDVLIKAKPQ, via the exons ATGATGTCTGCAAAAGACATGGCTAAAATAATGGTTGTCATGTTTGCGATTTGTTTTCTTGCAAGATCTGATGGGAAGCCTATTAA GAAGAGATCTGTGAGTGAAATACAGTTTATGCATAATCTGGGCAAACATCTGAACTCAATGGAAAGAGTGGAATGGCTACGGAAGAAGCTGCAGGATGTGCACAATTTTGTTGCCCTGGGAGCTTCTATAGCCCACAGAGATGGTGGTTCCCAGAGACCCCGAAAAAAGGAAGACAATGTACTCATTGAGAGCCATCAAAAAAGTCTTGGAGAAGCAGACAAAGCTGATGTGGATGTATTAATTAAAGCTAAACCTCAGTGA